From Halobacillus sp. Marseille-Q1614, the proteins below share one genomic window:
- a CDS encoding DNA-3-methyladenine glycosylase I: MNRCAWVTDEPLYLEYHDKEWGVPVYDDQVLFEMLCLEGAQAGLSWWTILKKRENYRIAFDQFDPEKIVRYTDEKIQTLLEFEGIIRNRLKVKSVVSNAKAFLKIQAEYGSFSNYIWEFVGHEPIVNEWKTIEEVPVSNELSDSMSKQLKKDGFKFVGPTICYSYMQAVGLINDHTLDCFRHPSNC; the protein is encoded by the coding sequence CCTTGAGTATCACGATAAAGAGTGGGGAGTCCCGGTTTATGATGACCAGGTTTTATTTGAAATGCTTTGCCTTGAAGGCGCTCAGGCTGGTCTAAGCTGGTGGACGATCTTAAAAAAAAGAGAAAATTACCGAATAGCCTTTGATCAGTTTGATCCAGAAAAGATTGTTCGTTACACAGATGAAAAAATTCAAACTCTATTAGAATTCGAGGGCATCATACGAAATCGGCTGAAGGTGAAAAGTGTTGTTTCAAATGCAAAAGCTTTCTTAAAGATTCAAGCAGAGTATGGATCTTTCTCCAATTACATATGGGAGTTTGTCGGTCATGAACCCATTGTTAATGAGTGGAAAACGATAGAGGAAGTTCCTGTATCCAATGAGTTGAGTGATTCGATGAGCAAACAGTTGAAGAAAGACGGCTTTAAGTTTGTCGGTCCTACGATTTGTTATTCTTACATGCAGGCGGTAGGTCTGATCAATGACCATACGCTGGATTGTTTCCGCCATCCTTCCAATTGTTAA